The genome window TAAGAAGTACCGCGAAGTCCGCTCCCCAATGGTTGGAACTTTCTATCGCTCGCCTGCGCCAGACGCGAATCCTTATGTTCAAGTCGGTGATAAAGTTTCTAAAGGCAAGGTCCTTTGCATCATTGAAGCAATGAAACTAATGAACGAGATAGAAAGTGACATTGATGGTTCGGTGGTTCAGATTATGGTTGAGAATGGAAAACCGGTAGAGTATAACCAAGTTCTATTCTTAATTGATTGATTGAGCCTAAAAGCCGTGTGCCTATTCTAACCATTCTAAGACAAAACCTTGTTTAAGAAAATTTTAATCGCCAATCGTGGTGAGATTGCAATGCGAGTGATTCGCACTTGCCGCGAAATGGGTATTCAAACCGTTGCGGTTTATTCTACAGCCGATTCCGATTCATTACATGTAAAATATGCTGATGAAGCCGTTTGCATTGGCCCGGCAGTTAGCAAAGAAAGCTATCTTAATATTCCTCGATTAATCGCTGCGGCTGAAATCACCAATTCGGATGCCATTCACCCCGGGTATGGCTTCCTTTCTGAAAATGCCGAATTCTCTGAGATATGTACCGAATCAGGAATTAAGTTTATAGGACCAACACCGGAAATGATTCGCTCGATGGGCGATAAAAACACGGCTAAGGAAACGGTTAAGCGCGTTGGGGTGCCTACTATTCCGGGCAGTAACGGATTGCTGACAAGTTTAGAAGATGCCAAAGAAACAGCGATACGTGTCGGCTATCCTGTGATTATTAAGGCAACTGCAGGAGGAGGCGGAAAAGGGATGCGCGTGGTACAAAAGGAAGATGAACTTGAAAAAGCCTTTGTAACCGCTAAAAACGAAGCTGAAAAAGCCTTTGGCAATGGCGGTGTTTATATGGAAAAATTCCTCGAGGAGCCGAGGCATATTGAAATTCAAGTTTTGGGAGATCAATTTGGCAATGTCGTTCATTTTGGTGAACGTGATTGCTCGGTTCAACGGCGTCATCAAAAGCTTATTGAAGAATCACCGTCACCCATAATGACTGAGGAATTGCGTGCTCAAATGGGTGAAGCCGCAATCGCTACTGCAAAAGCAATACATTACGAAGGGGCCGGAACAATTGAATTTTTGGTTGATAAATACCGAAAATTTTACTTTATGGAAATGAACACCCGAATTCAAGTGGAGCATCCGGTTACCGAAGAAGTGTGTGATGTCGATTTGATTCGACAGCAGATTTTAGTAGCGGCCGGAAAGCGAATTTCATTGAAAAAGGTTGTGCCGAAAGGTCATGCAATTGAATGTAGAATCAATGCCGAAGATCCTGATCATGACTTTAGACCTTCTCCGGGTGAACTCAAGGTATTTCATGTACCCGGCGGTCACGGTGTTCGGGTTGAAACGCATGCGTATGCGGGTTATCGAATTCCCTCAAATTATGATTCTATGATTGCAAAGTTAATTGTTCACGCACATACCCGAGAAGAGGCCATTGAGCGAATGATTCGAGCGCTCGATGAATTCACGGTTGAAGGAATCAAAACAACGATTGGATTTCATAAAAAAGTGATGCTTTCAAAGCTTTTCAGAAGCGGGAATTTTGATACAAGCTTTATTGAAAAGGCGAATGTGAAGTAAGTGATATTCTTGTTTTGGTGGGATGAGATAGTGGTTTCAAAAGAGGCTGATTTCAGTCTCTTTTTTTTATCCAACTGCAAACGAGAGAAGCGCAAATAAAAACGCAATTTTCTGAAGATTATTGATTTGATGGAGGGTTTGCGGGGTGTGACTTCCAAAGGATTGAAATGTCCCATAAAGTGTGATGCCTGCAAAAATGAAAATCAGAATTGCATAAAGAAAAGGTCGTTTCAAGGGATAAGTATCAAGAATCATCAACGGTGAAATCGCCCAAAGAATGGCGAGACCTTGGATAAATGCAATGATGAAAAGGGCTTTTTTGATCCCGATTCGTGTTGGTAAAGTTTCAATACCGCCGGCACGATCGCCAATGATGTCCTCTGCATCTTTTAAGATTTCTCGTGCAAATACGGCTATGAAAGTTAATCCTGCGGGAAAGAGCAACTTCGAATGAAAATCTGTAAAAAGTGCCCCAAAACAAATCGATGCTGAAACAACGAGTGCGACCACCAAATTTCCTAAAACAATCACGCGTTTCATCCAACGGCTATACACATAGAGAAGAATTGCAGAAAAAAAAGCAATTGCAAATGCTGCAAAACTAACTGAAAAAGATAAGAGAACCGCAAGTGAATTGAATATGGCCCACGCATAAATCGCAACGCTTTCAGAAATTTCTCCCAAAACCAAAGGTCGAAGCGGCTTATTGATACGGTCAATTTCGATATCAAAAACATCGTTGATGATGTTCGCAGCAGCACCAACCAATGTTCCTGATAAAACCAACATCCAAAACCCGTCGTCCGAAAAAGCCGTTGAGCCTTGAAGGATGATTCCGCCAAGAGCATTGGCAAAAATGAAAAGTAAAACATTTGAAGGACGGGCTAAACTCCAAAGTCCATTGACCTGTTGAAACACGCGAGTCATAAGTTGATTAATTCGCCAAGGAATATGGCCAAGAGCCCAATAACCATTGACAGTTTAAGCATTAAGCTTGAGTATGAAACTCTTTGAAAAAAGAGGGCTTCACTTTTTCTCACTTGATAAATTCTAAAAATTGCATAAAGTGTTACGCCATCAGAAATCAAAACAAAAATGAGATAACCGACGCCCCAAACACCCTGGAAATACGGAAGGAGAGAGAGCGCAAAGAGAACCCCCAGAATTAAAAGCAAAAGGCTTGAAGATTGTGAGAATCCAAAAACTACTGGAAAGGTCTTGGCATTATTAGACCTATCTCCGTTGATATCCTCCATATCTTTGAGGAGTTCACGAAGTAAGGTGATGAAAAATGCAAATAGCATTGCATAAAGCAGCGCGAAAACTGAAGAGCCGCTGAGTTGATCGTAAAAGGTGGTATTTGCAGAAGCCCCAAGAGCAATTACCAAAGCGACATCCAAAGCTACGATCATGTTTCCGAACAGTGGCGTTTGTTTGAAATAAAAGCTGTAAAGTGTCCCGGTAACGGCAAAGAAGAGAGCGATGAAAAACGATTCAAGGGTTTGATTTTGAATTGAATAATAAAACGGAAGTAATAAGCCAATGCTTATTGTAATCCCATAAATCCAAAAAGCAGTCGTTTTCGATATTGCTTGCGTAACAAGGGGTCTTGAAGGTCGGTTAATTCTATCAATCTCGATATCTATTATGTCATTGATGGTATTGACAGCCGCTGCGAGGAAAACCGCTGCGATGGAAAGCAACCAGACGCCTGATTGAAAGAATTCATCTCGATTAGATCGTGCAATCAAAGACCCCAAAAGTGATCCTAAGAAAAAAACAGGTAAATTAACAGCGCGGATAATCGTTAATATGGCGAGTAGAGATGACGTCATTAATCAATTTTTTGTGAAGTTACGATAGTCAACACTGAAACCGTAATTGAAAAGAATCAACGCAATTTCTTATGATTTCGATAGAGGAGTCGATTAAAGGTCGCGCATTGCAACTGGGTTTTTCTCAATGCGGGATTTCAAAACCCGAACCTTTAGAAGAAGAAGCAATTCATCTAGAAAATTGGCTCAAAAAAGGATTCCACGGCGAAATGAAGTATATGGAGTCGAATTTTGAAAAGCGAATTAACCCCAAAGCCCTTTTCCCGGAAGTGAAAACCATTGTTTCGGTAACTGCTCATTACGATGCTCCGAAAAGTGAGAATGAATCCAGCCCAGAATTATTAGAATCAAAATCGTCATCGACCTTTGCGCGTGTGTCAACTTATGCTGCAAGAGAAGACTATCATCAAGTGATGAAAGAAAAGCTAAAGGAACTTTTCGAATTTATCTGCGAGCGATTTGGAGCCATCAATGGAAGAGCATTTGTGGATTCGGCACCTTTGATGGATAAAGCACTTGCACTGCGTGCCGGTTTGGGTTGGATTGGTAAGCACACAAATTTGATTTCAAAAAAGCAAGGTTCATTTTATTTTATTGGCTCGTTGCTATTGGATATAGAAATAAAACCAAGTGCAACGATTCAGGTTGATCACTGTGGAAGTTGCACCGCATGTCTCGACTTGTGCCCAACGGAAGCAATTGTTGCCCCCTTCCAAGTTGATGCACGGAAATGTATTTCATATTTAACCATCGAATTAAAGCGTGATTTCACAGATGATGAAAGTGCGTTATTGGGAGAGTGGCTCTTTGGCTGTGATATTTGCCAAGCGGTTTGCCCGTGGAATCGATTTCAAAATGAAACAAGACTTAAGGGATTCTCAACGAAAAACGAGCTGCTTTTTCTTGACCCAAATCAGATTGATGCGTTAACCAAATCAACATTTGAGAAGACTTTCGGCGTTACGCCTATTTTTCGAACTGGGCTTCGAAGGCTAAAAAGAAATGCCGCGGCTGTTCGAAAGAATAAATTGAAGTGACTGGTGAAATCGCGGTTTTGTTTATTCAGATTCTGTAGTGAGCGTAACATAAGGCTCAAGAATCTTAAATCGCTCTCGGTTAACCCCGCGAATAAATTTCAATTCCGAGATGGTCTTAAACCCGCCGTAGTCCTCTCGGTATTGTAAAATTCGTTTCGCGATTTGCGTTGTCATCGTAGGCAAGAGCATGAAATCATCAAGCGTTGCGAGATTCAAGTTGATTTTTTTTCCTTGTTGCAATTCTTGCTTAGGCGAGAGAAAAATATCTTCGATGAAATCGTTGATTTCTTCATCGGTATTTTCGGGTGTATCGGCTTTCCCAAATCGAAATGAAAAAGAGAGTTGATGGCTGAGACCAAGGTCGGGGTGATTGAGTGCGGCATAATCGATGTCAAAAAGTGAATATCGAAATCCAAACCCTGCGGTGAGTTGACTTGGTGTCGCGTTGGCAGCGGTAAAATTAAATCCACTGCGAATAGCAAAAAATGGAATCGGGAAGTATTCAACCCCCGATTTTATTAGCAAGGGGAACTTAACATCCTTCTCAAAATCTACTAAAAATCGCAGTTCATTTGTTATCCGATAGGCAACGCCGAGTGTGTAAGTTTGTGCTGCAGGTTCTTCTACAATGCCGTAGCTTGGGGCATTCAGATTAAACGCTGAAAATCCAAGAGAAAGCTCTGGCGTAATAAAGGTGAGAATGCCCAAATCAATTCCAAATGCGCCGGCACTTCCATAATTCAATGCTGTAATTCGGTTGTAGGAGAGGGTTACCCCAACAAAAAATCGTTTGAAGAAATTATTTGCGTAACTGATAGAAGCCATTGTTTCATTATATAAATCAAATCCATAACGCGAGGCCGCAAGCCCAAGCGAACCATAATCGCTGAGTATCTCCGGATCTAAATAACTGAAACTAAAATGATTTAACTCAGAAATGCCATAAGGTGCGGCATAAAAAAAACTGGCTTGTCGGAAGGGTACACTTGCTAACCCGGCGGGATTATAGAAAATGGCCTCTGATGAATTTGAAAGCCCGGTAAAAGCACCACCTACACCAATCGCACGGCCTCCGCGATCAAGCCGAGCGGTTTGAGAATGCAATCCCGAGGTGCCAAGGGCAAGCGCAAACATGAAAACCAATAAGCGGTGCATAAAAAAGGGTATCTTTAAATAAAAAATTTTGACAGTTCAATTAAACGCTTTTTAAGAATTGATGTCGAACAAAAAAAAACATCGAACCAATGTCATACTTAATTAGGATACTCGGTTTACTTATCTTCATTCCACTTTTTCCTTCAAAAGATAACACAGAAAATATTGCCCTTGTATTAAGAAAATTCGGGTCAGTTAAAACCCTAGAAAAATCAGCCAATTGGGTCGAAATAGAACGAGGGAAGCCAATTTCCGCGGGAACAGCTGTTAAAACCGATAAAAGTGGAACAGCGATTCTAAAATATTTTGATGGAAGCATCTTTCGGATTAGCGAGGAAACAGAAGTGGTAATCCGAGGAAATAACACCGGAAAAGAAGATGCTGCTCGAGAAATTGAAATCAACGTTGGTAAATTTGGGTTTGAAGTAAAGCGAAGAGAAAATCAAGTGTTTAAATTTACTTCAAGCACTTCTGTAGCCTCCATTAAAGGAACTGAAGGTGTATTTGAATCAAAAAATGACTTCTCGGAACTGA of Chloroherpetonaceae bacterium contains these proteins:
- the accB gene encoding acetyl-CoA carboxylase biotin carboxyl carrier protein codes for the protein MNLEDIKQLIKMLDESGLDEMGIQDGEFKINLKRKTDLPAASQASVQYAYPAPYQNAPAPSAGSLAAASAPEPQKTDGAKKYREVRSPMVGTFYRSPAPDANPYVQVGDKVSKGKVLCIIEAMKLMNEIESDIDGSVVQIMVENGKPVEYNQVLFLID
- the accC gene encoding acetyl-CoA carboxylase biotin carboxylase subunit; this encodes MFKKILIANRGEIAMRVIRTCREMGIQTVAVYSTADSDSLHVKYADEAVCIGPAVSKESYLNIPRLIAAAEITNSDAIHPGYGFLSENAEFSEICTESGIKFIGPTPEMIRSMGDKNTAKETVKRVGVPTIPGSNGLLTSLEDAKETAIRVGYPVIIKATAGGGGKGMRVVQKEDELEKAFVTAKNEAEKAFGNGGVYMEKFLEEPRHIEIQVLGDQFGNVVHFGERDCSVQRRHQKLIEESPSPIMTEELRAQMGEAAIATAKAIHYEGAGTIEFLVDKYRKFYFMEMNTRIQVEHPVTEEVCDVDLIRQQILVAAGKRISLKKVVPKGHAIECRINAEDPDHDFRPSPGELKVFHVPGGHGVRVETHAYAGYRIPSNYDSMIAKLIVHAHTREEAIERMIRALDEFTVEGIKTTIGFHKKVMLSKLFRSGNFDTSFIEKANVK
- a CDS encoding geranylgeranylglycerol-phosphate geranylgeranyltransferase; the protein is MTRVFQQVNGLWSLARPSNVLLFIFANALGGIILQGSTAFSDDGFWMLVLSGTLVGAAANIINDVFDIEIDRINKPLRPLVLGEISESVAIYAWAIFNSLAVLLSFSVSFAAFAIAFFSAILLYVYSRWMKRVIVLGNLVVALVVSASICFGALFTDFHSKLLFPAGLTFIAVFAREILKDAEDIIGDRAGGIETLPTRIGIKKALFIIAFIQGLAILWAISPLMILDTYPLKRPFLYAILIFIFAGITLYGTFQSFGSHTPQTLHQINNLQKIAFLFALLSFAVG
- a CDS encoding UbiA family prenyltransferase gives rise to the protein MTSSLLAILTIIRAVNLPVFFLGSLLGSLIARSNRDEFFQSGVWLLSIAAVFLAAAVNTINDIIDIEIDRINRPSRPLVTQAISKTTAFWIYGITISIGLLLPFYYSIQNQTLESFFIALFFAVTGTLYSFYFKQTPLFGNMIVALDVALVIALGASANTTFYDQLSGSSVFALLYAMLFAFFITLLRELLKDMEDINGDRSNNAKTFPVVFGFSQSSSLLLLILGVLFALSLLPYFQGVWGVGYLIFVLISDGVTLYAIFRIYQVRKSEALFFQRVSYSSLMLKLSMVIGLLAIFLGELINL
- the queG gene encoding tRNA epoxyqueuosine(34) reductase QueG, translating into MISIEESIKGRALQLGFSQCGISKPEPLEEEAIHLENWLKKGFHGEMKYMESNFEKRINPKALFPEVKTIVSVTAHYDAPKSENESSPELLESKSSSTFARVSTYAAREDYHQVMKEKLKELFEFICERFGAINGRAFVDSAPLMDKALALRAGLGWIGKHTNLISKKQGSFYFIGSLLLDIEIKPSATIQVDHCGSCTACLDLCPTEAIVAPFQVDARKCISYLTIELKRDFTDDESALLGEWLFGCDICQAVCPWNRFQNETRLKGFSTKNELLFLDPNQIDALTKSTFEKTFGVTPIFRTGLRRLKRNAAAVRKNKLK
- a CDS encoding helix-hairpin-helix domain-containing protein, which translates into the protein MHRLLVFMFALALGTSGLHSQTARLDRGGRAIGVGGAFTGLSNSSEAIFYNPAGLASVPFRQASFFYAAPYGISELNHFSFSYLDPEILSDYGSLGLAASRYGFDLYNETMASISYANNFFKRFFVGVTLSYNRITALNYGSAGAFGIDLGILTFITPELSLGFSAFNLNAPSYGIVEEPAAQTYTLGVAYRITNELRFLVDFEKDVKFPLLIKSGVEYFPIPFFAIRSGFNFTAANATPSQLTAGFGFRYSLFDIDYAALNHPDLGLSHQLSFSFRFGKADTPENTDEEINDFIEDIFLSPKQELQQGKKINLNLATLDDFMLLPTMTTQIAKRILQYREDYGGFKTISELKFIRGVNRERFKILEPYVTLTTESE
- a CDS encoding FecR domain-containing protein, with the protein product MSYLIRILGLLIFIPLFPSKDNTENIALVLRKFGSVKTLEKSANWVEIERGKPISAGTAVKTDKSGTAILKYFDGSIFRISEETEVVIRGNNTGKEDAAREIEINVGKFGFEVKRRENQVFKFTSSTSVASIKGTEGVFESKNDFSELTIISSEKPDDAAELIDIRSGEKVIVKVGENARFDFGTRKFRVRKITNRERRIMKQLIGQNENPEEEKIRPERLDQRKERQQKAKERRNRNE